One Eriocheir sinensis breed Jianghai 21 chromosome 32, ASM2467909v1, whole genome shotgun sequence genomic region harbors:
- the LOC127006329 gene encoding structural maintenance of chromosomes protein 5-like has translation MPSKDLNFKTGNICRIYIKDFLTFDEVEIRPKPRLNFIYGPNGAGKSSILCAICICLGGKPSVTGRGREEYNFVKRDKTEAEVEVEIHMEGEINMVIKRKINSKLKRCTWYLQGKEVNASTVLKKIESLNIQVDNLCQFLPQDRVVEFAKLNKTNLLLATQKAVGDSSLHQQHQILSESGQKLKEFERNQEDLKNRLADSEKKNARLKKVVDNMEVKEKLQEELKILRTKRLWYLYDHKRKIHQQHRDELKEKERELKELHKALDPVAMDITTKKAALHRYKKTIKEKNEFLRKSLAAAVRTQQDYEHQGELLQEAKRTYQAKEAEQQQWQTEVDDYRRQLDMLLGQLQNLPQINEAELTQRLRVLTNKIHLSSQGIVSLQGRVSNTGAEREEKVRRIKAYTKELEAKEDIMGQRMELLKNRNPDVYRAAKWVEKNREMFKGRVHPPLFSLLDISAPEYARYIENRVQHRDLVAFVCEDKEDVNRLKAEMDALRLRVNIIYSNPHDLGNYRPSIPIESLHKYGFITYMLDVVSAPPAILSFLCRSYSMHNVPIALDKNTSYNEVPNQISVFYMGNSRYSSTRSRYDGVVSLSIYPLRETQLLRITQDKERISFLQNSIAELKEKIKEQEEDIRGLRAQEEELSKRLEEWRNEKRALSSRKEERSALAKRIEQKRSQIARHGKDAIDLKAEQRKMEETCVECFNKQVKLTMQHKVSMTNSARGMCERLRVEGQAVVLEKEVKLQEEAAEEHRLRLQELETEREALHEEVEKLKMEGHSALKQLMALLGIKDLTQITMEMRMQFTNSTLEETEKLLAEKDAHLACIVTATPTELMEYQERQKEIEKLSRHLDEAERKFNNHQTNLVDMKERWLPRIKELVKNISDQFSHFMSRLGCAGEVVLKEDGENFVNYGMVIYVKFRDHQKLQELTPHQQSGGERAVSTALYLLALQSLTAAPFRCVDEINQGMDPVNERLFLKMLMETEGNEDSSQYFFVTPKMMQDIEYKSRVNVLVVLSSVTNLPHCKHNIKRILKRRAEVNRQRGKKGGKGEVGGRGGKA, from the exons ATGCCTTCCAAAGACCTTAATTTCAAGACGGGGAACATTTGCCGAATCTACATCAAGGACTTTCT GACGTTCGATGAGGTGGAGATCCGCCCCAAGCCCAGACTCAACTTCATCTATGGCCCCAACGGTGCGGGGAAGTCCTCCATCCTGTGTGCCATCTGCATCTGTCTCGGCGGGAAGCCCTCCGTCACCGGCAGGGGCAGGGag GAATACAACTTCGTCAAGAGGGACAAGacagaggcggaggtggaggtggagatacACATGGAAGGGGA GATAAACATGGTGATCAAGCGCAAGATAAACAGCAAACTCAAACGCTGCACCTGGTACCTGCAGGGGAAGGAGGTCAACGCCAGCACA GTGCTGAAGAAGATCGAGAGCCTCAACATACAAGTGGACAATCTCTGCCAGTTTTTGCCGCAGGATCGAGTGGTTGAGTTTGCCAAGCTCAACAAAACCAACCTGCTCCTCGCCACTCAGAAAGCTGTcg gcgactcctccctccaccaacaacaccagaTCTTGTCCGAGAGTGGCCAGAAGCTCAAGGAATTCGAACGCAACCAGGAAGACTTGAAGAACCGGCTGGCTGACTCAGAGAAGAAAAACGCGAg gCTGAAGAAGGTGGTAGACAATATGGAGGTAAAAGAGAAACTGCAGGAGGAGCTCAAGATTCTCAGGACGAAGCGACTCTGGTACCTCTACGACCACAAGCGCAAG aTCCACCAGCAGCACCGTGATGAGCTGAAGGAGAAGGAGCGTGAGCTGAAGGAACTCCACAAGGCCCTGGACCCCGTGGCCATGGACATAACCACCAAGAAGGCCGCTCTCCATCGCTACAAGAAGACCAtcaaggagaag AACGAATTCCTGCGGAAGAGCCTGGCCGCCGCGGTGCGCACCCAACAGGACTACGAACATCAGGGGGAGCTGCTTCAGGAGGCCAAGCGCACCTACCAGGCCAAGGAAGCGGAGCAGCAGCAGTGGCAGACGGAGGTGGATGACTACCGCCGGCAACTCGACATGCTCCTCGGACAGCTCCAGAACCTGCCGCAGATTAATG AGGCGGAGTTGACCCAGCGGTTGCGTGTGCTGACCAACAAGATCCACCTCTCCTCGCAGGGCATCGTCAGCCTCCAGGGGCGGGTCTCCAACACCGGGGCGGAGCGCGAGGAGAAGGTCCGGCGGATCAAGGCTTATACCAAGGAGCTGGAGGCaaaggag GACATCATGGGCCAGCGTATGGAGTTATTGAAGAACCGCAATCCAGATGTTTACCGCGCCGCCAAGTGGGTGGAGAAGAACCGGGAAATGTTCAAAGGGCGCGTCCACCCACCCCTGTTTTCCCTG CTCGACATCAGCGCCCCAGAGTATGCGCGGTACATCGAGAACCGTGTCCAGCACCGAGACCTCGTAGCTTTCGTGTGCGAGGATAAGGAGGATGTGAACAGGCTGAAGGCAGAGATGGACGCATTGAGGCTGAGGGTCAACATCATCTATTCGAATCCGCATGACCTCGGGAACTACAGGCCAAGCATCCCTATTGAGAGTTTGCA CAAGTATGGCTTCATCACCTACATGCTTGACGTTGTGAGCGCGCCGCCcgccatcctctccttcctctgccgGAGCTACAGTATGCATAACGTCCCCATCGCCCTCGACAAGAACACAAGCTACAATGAGGTGCCCAACCAGATCTCCGTTTTCTATATGG GCAACAGCAGATACTCCAGCACACGCTCTCGCTACGACGGGGTGGTGTCGCTCAGCATATACCCCCTGCGCGAGACCCAGCTGCTGCGCATCACCCAGGACAAAGAGCGCATCTCCTTCCTGCAGAACTCCATCGCCGAGCTCAAGGAAAA gatcaaggaacaggaggaggacatCCGAGGCTTGAgggcgcaggaggaggagctgtCGAAGAggctggaggagtggaggaacgagaagagggcGCTGTCGtccaggaaggaggagag GAGCGCCCTAGCCAAGCGGATCGAGCAGAAGCGGAGCCAGATAGCGCGGCACGGGAAGGATGCCATTGACCTGAAGGCGGAGCAGCGGAAGATGGAGGAAACTTGCGTg gAGTGCTTCAATAAGCAGGTGAAATTGACCATGCAGCATAAGGTGAGCATGACCAACTCAGCGCGTGGGATGTGTGAGAGGCTGCGCGTGGAGGGCCAGGCGGTGGTgctggagaaggaggtgaagctGCAGGAGGAGGCCGCAGAGGAGCACCGACTACGCCTTCAGGAgctggag ACGGAGAgggaggcactgcacgaggaggtggAGAAACTCAAGATGGAGGGACACAGCGCACTCAAACAGCTGATGGCTTTGCTCGGAATTAAAGACCTCACTCAAATTACCATGGAA ATGCGGATGCAGTTCACAAACTCCACGCTGGAAGAAACGGAGAAGCTGCTTGCGGAGAAGGACGCCCACCTCGCATGCATCGTCACAGCCACCCCCACC gagcttaTGGAGTAccaagagagacagaaggagattGAGAAGCTGAGTCGGCACTTGGATGAGGCGGAGAGGAAGTTCAACAACCACCAGACCAACCTTGTCGACatgaaggagag ATGGCTGCCCCGCATCAAAGAGCTTGTCAAAAACATCAGCGACCAATTCTCGCACTTCATGTCCCGCCTGGGGTGTGCCGGCGaggtggtgctgaaggaggaCGGCGAGAACTTCGTCAACTACGGGATGGTCATCTACGTCAAGTTCCGAGACCACCAGAAGCTGCAGGAGTTGACCCCACACCAGCAGAGCGGAGGGGAGCGGGCGGTGTCCACGGCGCTCTACCTCCTGGCGCTGCAGTCCCTCACGGCCGCCCCATTCCGCTGTGTGGATGAGATTAACCAG GGGATGGACCCGGTCAACGAGAGGCTGTTCCTGAAGATGTTGATGGAGACGGAAGGAAACGAAGACTCCAGCCAGTACTTCTTCGTCACCCCAAAG